Proteins encoded by one window of Acidobacteriota bacterium:
- a CDS encoding VWA domain-containing protein, producing the protein MHRVPLIIVSIALALVALGTSPASIHAEEPPTEVSRSDWGEQRLEKQLTRPATVQHLQSYSPLTVPTPPQKYLSIADGVTQQRSTILAQGFENTFPSPPWITLGLGNSNVAWGATGQRRSSGSRSAWCAQSGPDFPGAGQDVPPNTQSWMIAGPLDLSGTSSGEVNFDLWLETEQGFDIFFLGASLDGVNFTVLGRDDNTSGWESFTQDLTAWGSLGDLTGNSQVWFAFLYESDGSIAFEGAYVDNIQVVTDTNDSLNLTVNQIDADDCPQMRAVVSVTDGTGSPVQGLTNQNFTLTEDGQSRSLSVQTVSTGGGALSVGLVLDGSGSMSNADIDNIQSASNQFINLLGSSDRVAVYHFGTDVSLIQDFTTNKAAARNAVNQLTDNLGGTSLYDAIGQAANRTAAISGRKALIVMTDGQDNDSNITQQQAINAARNAGVPVFTIGFGFADRNVLQTIADQTGGLSFLGATSSDLQTILGLIGQTLNNQYILTWTAGAADGGQHDVTITVRRQGQSATRTTSYSQAGTACTGSTSPCVEGPTTLCLNQGRFEVEVDWLDRAGNTGPGRTVACGTDDSGLFWFFDPENWEMLVKVLNGCGVNGHYWTFFAATTNVGYDLTVRDTQTGLQKTYSNTLGVSSPAITDTSAFATCP; encoded by the coding sequence ATGCATCGGGTCCCTTTGATCATTGTCAGCATTGCCCTCGCCTTGGTTGCCCTCGGAACCAGCCCCGCCTCTATCCATGCGGAGGAGCCTCCCACTGAGGTTTCTCGGTCCGATTGGGGCGAGCAACGCCTCGAAAAGCAGCTCACTCGCCCTGCCACCGTGCAACATCTTCAGAGCTACTCGCCCCTCACCGTTCCCACTCCGCCCCAGAAGTATCTCAGCATCGCCGACGGTGTCACACAGCAGCGCTCGACGATCCTCGCTCAGGGCTTCGAGAACACCTTCCCGTCCCCGCCTTGGATCACCCTGGGCCTGGGCAATTCCAACGTTGCCTGGGGAGCCACCGGGCAACGCCGCTCCAGTGGCTCTCGGAGCGCCTGGTGCGCCCAGAGCGGCCCCGACTTCCCAGGGGCCGGTCAGGACGTGCCGCCCAATACTCAAAGCTGGATGATCGCCGGCCCTTTGGACCTGAGCGGCACCAGCAGCGGAGAGGTCAACTTCGATCTCTGGCTGGAGACGGAGCAAGGTTTTGACATCTTCTTCCTCGGCGCCTCTTTGGACGGGGTCAACTTCACCGTCTTGGGGCGGGATGACAATACGTCGGGTTGGGAAAGCTTCACCCAAGATCTGACCGCCTGGGGCAGCCTCGGGGATCTCACCGGGAACTCCCAAGTGTGGTTCGCCTTTCTCTACGAGAGCGACGGCTCCATCGCCTTCGAAGGCGCCTATGTCGACAACATCCAAGTCGTCACCGACACCAACGACAGCCTCAACCTGACCGTCAACCAGATCGACGCCGACGACTGCCCGCAGATGAGGGCCGTGGTGAGCGTCACCGACGGCACCGGCAGCCCGGTCCAAGGGCTGACGAATCAGAACTTCACCCTCACCGAGGACGGACAGTCCAGGAGCCTGTCGGTGCAGACGGTCAGCACGGGGGGCGGTGCTCTCAGCGTTGGACTGGTGCTCGACGGTAGCGGCAGCATGAGCAACGCCGACATCGACAACATCCAGAGCGCCTCGAATCAATTCATCAACCTCCTGGGATCTTCGGACCGAGTCGCCGTGTATCACTTCGGCACGGACGTCTCGCTGATCCAGGACTTCACCACCAACAAAGCCGCTGCCCGCAACGCCGTCAACCAGCTGACCGACAATCTGGGGGGCACCTCCCTCTACGACGCCATCGGCCAGGCGGCGAACCGCACGGCGGCGATCTCCGGCCGCAAGGCGCTCATCGTGATGACCGACGGTCAGGACAACGACAGCAACATCACCCAGCAGCAGGCCATCAACGCCGCCCGCAACGCCGGCGTTCCGGTCTTCACCATCGGATTCGGCTTTGCCGACCGCAACGTGCTGCAGACCATCGCCGACCAGACCGGTGGACTCTCCTTCCTGGGAGCCACCTCGTCGGACCTGCAAACCATCCTCGGCCTCATCGGTCAAACCCTCAACAACCAGTACATCCTGACCTGGACCGCCGGAGCAGCCGATGGTGGTCAGCACGACGTCACCATCACCGTGCGGCGACAGGGGCAGTCGGCTACCCGGACCACGAGCTACTCCCAGGCCGGAACCGCCTGTACCGGCAGTACCTCACCCTGCGTCGAGGGACCGACCACGCTCTGCCTGAATCAGGGTCGCTTCGAAGTCGAAGTGGACTGGCTGGACCGCGCCGGCAACACCGGTCCCGGCCGGACGGTTGCCTGTGGCACCGACGACTCCGGTCTGTTCTGGTTCTTCGATCCGGAGAATTGGGAAATGTTGGTCAAGGTGCTCAACGGCTGCGGGGTCAACGGTCACTACTGGACCTTCTTCGCCGCCACCACCAATGTCGGTTATGACCTGACCGTCCGCGACACCCAAACCGGCCTGCAGAAGACCTACAGCAATACGCTGGGGGTCTCCTCACCGGCGATCACCGACACCTCGGCCTTCGCCACCTGCCCTTAG